The following are encoded together in the Cicer arietinum cultivar CDC Frontier isolate Library 1 chromosome 2, Cicar.CDCFrontier_v2.0, whole genome shotgun sequence genome:
- the LOC101504008 gene encoding embryonic abundant protein VF30.1-like translates to MEFARLSILTLFCLAFVGISASPLSGEDYWQSIWPNTPLPKIFLDLLLPYGRTNSLPIRAEEMNQYSTLFFEHDLYPGKKMTLGNIQSLGKMVRPFIKPTQGVTDSIWLANKERQSLNDFCSSPTATGEHKHCVSSLESMIDHVISHFGTTKIKAISSTFVQNQDQYVVEEVKKVGDNAVMCHRLNFEKVVFNCHQVQSTIAYVVSLVAPDGTKAKALTVCHHDTRGMNPELLYEALKVDPGTIPICHFIGNKAAAWVSNHSNDHLCVI, encoded by the exons ATGGAGTTTGCACGTCTCTCTATTTTAACTTTGTTTTGT TTAGCTTTTGTGGGAATTAGTGCATCACCACTGTCCGGTGAAGATTATTGGCAATCTATTTGGCCAAACACTCCTCTGCCTAAGATTTTCTTAGATCTACTTTTGCCTT ATGGAAGAACCAATAGTCTACCTATCAGAGcagaagaaatgaatcaatattCAACACTCTTTTTCGAACATGACCTTTATCCTGGAAAGAAAATGACCTTGGGTAATATTCAATCTTTGGGAAAGATGGTGCGACCATTCATAAAACCAACACAAGGTGTTACAGACTCCATATGGTTGGCAAATAAAGAGAGACAAAGTCTTAATGACTTTTGTTCAAGCCCAACTGCTACAGGAGAACACAAACATTGTGTATCATCTTTGGAATCAATGATTGATCATGTCATTTCACATTTTGGGACAACAAAGATAAAGGCAATTTCAAGTACCTTTGTCCAAAACCAAGACCAATATGTTGTTGAGGAAGTGAAAAAAGTTGGAGACAATGCAGTGATGTGTCATAGATTGAATTTCGAAAAAGTTGTATTCAATTGCCACCAAGTGCAATCAACAATCGCTTATGTGGTCTCATTGGTAGCCCCTGATGGAACTAAAGCTAAGGCTTTAACAGTTTGTCACCATGATACAAGAGGGATGAACCCTGAGTTGCTTTATGAAGCTCTTAAAGTTGATCCTGGAACCATCCCTATTTGTCATTTCATTGGAAATAAGGCTGCTGCATGGGTGTCCAATCATTCTAATGACCATCTATGTGTTATTTAG
- the LOC101504325 gene encoding embryonic abundant protein VF30.1-like, with amino-acid sequence MEFSRLSILALFCLTFVGIDASPLSAEDYWKSVWPNAPLPKAFFDLLLPYGKTNSLPIKVEEMNQYSTLFFEHDLYPGKKITLGKSQSLGKMVRPFTKPTQGITDSIWLANKKRQSLNDFCASPTATGEHKHCVSSLESMVDHVISHFGTTKIKAISSTFTQNQDEYVVEEVKRVGDNAVMCHRLNFEKVVFNCHQVQETTAYVVSLVSPDGTKVNALTVCHHDTRGMNPELLYEALKVDPGTVPVCHFIGNKAAAWVPNFSDDHLCVI; translated from the exons ATGGAGTTTTCACGTCTCTCTATTTTAGCTCTATTTTGT tTGACTTTTGTGGGAATTGACGCATCACCATTGTCTGCCGAAGATTATTGGAAATCTGTTTGGCCAAATGCTCCTCTTCCAAAGGCTTTCTTTGATCTATTGTTACCTT ATGGAAAAACCAATAGTCTACCCATAAAAGttgaagaaatgaatcaatactCGACACTCTTTTTTGAGCATGATCTCTATCCtggaaaaaaaattaccttGGGTAAAAGTCAATCTTTGGGAAAGATGGTACGACCATTCACAAAACCAACACAAGGTATCACAGACTCCATATGGTTGGCAAATAAAAAGAGACAAAGTCTTAATGACTTTTGTGCGAGTCCAACGGCTACAGGAGAACATAAACATTGTGTGTCATCCTTGGAATCAATGGTTGATCATGTCATTTCACATTTTGGGACGACAAAGATTAAGGCAATTTCAAGTACTTTTACCCAAAATCAAGATGAATATGTTGTTGAGGAAGTGAAAAGAGTTGGAGACAATGCAGTGATGTGTCATAGATTGAATTTCGAAAAAGTTGTATTCAATTGCCACCAAGTGCAAGAAACAACCGCTTACGTAGTCTCATTGGTATCCCCTGATGGAACTAAAGTTAATGCTTTAACAGTTTGTCACCATGATACAAGAGGTATGAATCCTGAATTGCTTTATGAAGCTCTCAAAGTTGACCCTGGAACTGTCCCTGTTTGCCATTTCATCGGCAATAAGGCTGCTGCTTGGGTACCTAACTTTTCTGATGACCATCTTTGTGTCATCTAG